TGGTTCTTCACCTGCATGAACGCTTCCGATGACCTTCAGCCTTACGGGGCTAGCTTCGCTGGCCATGAACGTATCCTCGGCCCTGACCGCGTAGCCATCTACGGTGGCCCTATCAAAGGGAGGAACGTCTATTGGAGAGTATATATCCTCGGCAGCTATCCTTCCCAATCCCTTCTCAATGGGGACTTCCTCAATTCCTGGGGATATTTTGAAGGATTGCACGACTTCAAGGGCCTTTTCCAGGGGGACTACCTTTAAGAACGCCATCTTCCCTCCCCCAAGAAGTTACCTCAATAGATGTTAAGTATTTCGGTTTAGTACCTAAAGACTTAATAAGGGGAAATAGCAGGGATGGAGAGGGATCAGAATGGAAATGTATAAGGTTGGAAGATACCTTGTTGATTCCCTTCAAATATATTTTCCCGCTTCACTAGAGATCCAGGAGGAGCTTATAAATAATGGCTTCTACGTACCCAGGAGCCCAGATAGAAAAGTAAGCATGCCAATTCCAATAGTATACTCCGATTTTGGAGGGAGGGTTATATCTATTGAGAGGTTAATACCTCCGGAGTGGCTTGAAATCTCGCCAGAGCAATTAGGTTGGGAAGAAACTTATTTAGAGAACAAACGTGGTTTTAAACTACCTAAAGAAGAGGTCTACGTGGATGTTAGTATAAGCAACGATTCCATAATATTCGAGCTAGACGTGAAAAATTATCACCTTGAAAGGACATCCATTAGAGGCATCAATCCTGAAAAATGGAAGAATTGGGTGATGTTTTATATTGATTTGAAGTACGTAGATGAGTTCATTAACGCTTTAAGGGAACATATCCCAGCTTTCGAAAATAAAACAAGGGTTATTCGTGAAAAGCAGCAAGGGGGCAAGGAAGTTACATATTATGCTAAAGTTAACGTCAAGAATTTCAGCTTATGCTTAGGATGCTTCGATCTCGCTCAAAGGTATCTTCAAATCAAAGCTAAAGAGCACTGTAACATATATCCAGGCTCACCAACATGTAACGATTCTCTAAGCAAATTAAAATTAAGGCTTGAATACGATCCATCCATTACTACCTTTGCTAAAGTTGGAATAGCCAAGATCTCAGGCAAGAGACCCCAGATCATGGTTAAATTAACCTCTACGGAAACTAAAACTATAAGGGGAATACTTAAGCCAGAAATAAAAGGTAAGGCGCGTGGTAAACTTGTATATTGCGATCACAGAGAAAAGAGACAGTATATAGCTTTGGACTTGTTTGATTTTTACAAGGCCTTGGTAAGCACTAAGAAGTATGAAGGTAAGCTACCGACTGATGATTAACTCTTCCTACCTTTATTTTCCAATTTCCTGTTTATCTCTTCTCTAAGTTTCCTCCTAAGTGTCTTGGCATCAGGTCTAACGAGTATCTCCACCCTGTCCTCCTCTCCCGTTTTTATGAAATTTGTTAAACTCTTAGTAGTTAAGCCGAGTCTCTCCTCTATAATCTCCCTAAGCTCTAGGTCTATTTCGTACCCTATGCAATTTCGATGCAACTTTCTGGAAACAACGCACGTCGTTCCAGACCCCAGGAAGGGATCTAAAACTGTCTCACCAACGTAACTGTAGAGTCTTATTAGCCTTTCGGCGAGTTCCTCTGGGAATGGGGCTGTGTACTTACTCCATTTCTCATGCGGGAGGACGTTTTTTATATCCCACACTGAAAGGTACCACTTCTCGGCCTGGAACTTTGATATGCTTATCTTACTCTTTTCCCTGATCTCTGGGGGTACAGCGGATCTATCGAATTTTCCAGGTTTCTTGAAGATCACTACCTCTTCGTATATATTATCCGGGTAATAATACATGGGGTACGGATGCTGGATTAAAACTCCACTACGCCTACTTATCCTGATGTAACCTTCGGGCTTTCTCCAAATGATCTTATCTTGGTACTCAAATCCAAGTTCATGAACCATTATATGTATCAGATCGGAGACAATTGGGTACAATTTACCCTCAATCCTAACATCCTGCGTAACAAAGCAGGCATATCTACCTGGCTGAAGAACCCTCATCAACTCCTTTCCAACTTTCCTAAGTAGGTTAAGGTACTCCTCATAGCTACTGAACAACCCTGGGAAATCGAACGGTGCATTATAATAGGGTGGTGAAGTTACCACTAAGTGAACACTGTTATCTGGAATCTCCTCCATATTTTCAGAGCTACCAAAAACGATCTTGATCTCCACCATATTCCATACCCACACAGTATTTTAAGATGATTTTACGAACCACTTAGAGAACTCAATTTTATAAGATTTTCTTCGGATTAAGCCGGGAAGTCTGTAATTCCAGATTTAATTCGTGAATTTTTTAAACATAAAGATTAAATACCTAGCGTAGGTATACTTAGCCTGGATTGGCATTTAAAAATGGAGCGCCGGGGTAGCCTAGCCTGGGAAGGCGCGGGACTCGAGATCCCGTGGGCGTGGTCCCACCGGGGTTCAAATCCCCGCCCCGGCGCCACCTGCCGAGTGAGATATTACTTTTTCTTTTTGAAAGCCTCGCCCTTTAGGGCGGGGATGCAGTAATCGAAAAACCAGCCTGAGGGTAGGAAAGCACATCGCCGAAAAGTTTTTAAATCAAACCATACTAGTATGGGGGTTATTAATGTCTCCGTTGATGATGAAGTCGAAAAGAAGTTCAGAGAACTCGTGGAGAGAAAATACGGAAAAATCAGAGGAGCTTTAGGTGTTGCGGTAACCGAAGCCATGAAACTCTGGATTAAAAAAGTCGAAAGCGAGGAAAAATGAAGCGAACAGTAACAGTAAAACTCCAGCCCTCAAAAGCCCAGGAAGAAACCCTCAAAGAGTTAGCCATTATTAGCTCTAAAGCTTGGAACAAAGTGAACTACCTTCGCAGGCAAGAATTCTTTGAAGGCAAACCTGTTGATTTCCTCAAAACCGAGAAGATAGTTTATGAAGAGTTTAAATCCGAAATCGGCTCAGCAACTGTTCAACAAATTTGTAGGAAGAATGCTGATGCTTGGCGTTCATTCTTCTCACTAATCAGGAGCAAGAGAAACGGAGAACTTCCAAAATGGTTCAAGCCAAAACCACCGGAGTACGTTAAGGAAGGGGGCTTAATCATTCTAAGAAACGACCAATACAAGATTGAGGGGAATAAACTAATCCTCAAGGGTCTTGGGAAATTCAAACGCTTGGAAGTTCAATTCAAGGGGAGAATTCATCTCAAGGGCAAACAGGGAAAGTTAGAAATAACTTACGACCCAATCAAAAGAAAGTGGTATGCTCACATTTCATACACGGTGAAGGAGAAACTTTATGGTGGAGAATGGGTAGAAGTTCCAAGACAACCCTTAGGTAACCTCTCAGCGGGAATTGACTTGGGAGTGAATAACTTAATGGCCGTTTACGTTGAGAATGGTGAAAGCTTCTTAGTGAATGGGAGACCGTTAAAAAGCATTGATTTTTACTGGAGGGAGAGGATAGCTGATTACCAGTCAAAACTCAACAAGTCCGGGGCTAAAAAGAGCAGAAAGCTATCCAGAATGCACGAGAAGGCTAAACTTCAGGCTAAACACTACATTAACACTGCGGTAAGGCAAACTGTTGAAAGACTCTACCACCTCGGAGTTTCCAGAATTGTAGTCGGCTATCCAAAAGGCATTAGCAGGAACTCTAACAGGGGTAAAAAGCAGAATTACCTCCTCTCCCACGTTTGGCGGTTTAATTACGTTATTAAACGCTTGAGAGAAGTTGCGGAAGAGTATGGTATTCAAGTTTTGATTGTGGATGAGGCTTTCACTTCTAAGCTTTGCCCCGTTTGCGGGAAGCCCCACAAGGGGCAAGGTTTGTTCGAGGACTATTTAAGTGTCCCGAGACGGGGCTTACCTTTAATGCCGACTTGGTTGGAGCTTTCAACATTTTGAAGAAGGTTGTGAAAACAATAACCCCGAGCCTGCCGGGTTTAACGGCAGGTAGGGGTAACTGGCCGAAGGCCCGGCCAGAGGGGTTGAGGAGTAAAAATGAGACCCCTCAAACCTCCCCGCACTTGGCGAGGGGTTGAATCGTTGGAACCCTCGCCGTTCACGGCGGGAAGGAGGTCAGCAACTTAAGCACCCAGAGTTGGTATATCCACTTCCTCACGTTCTTCAATGCTCTTATCCTACTCTTCATCCTGGGGTTAGAGAGACAAGCGAAGAGGGATACTTCGATGCCCTCCTCAAAAGCTTCTTCAGTTCTAATAGCATGCTCTGAGAAGAAGATTTTAAAACCTAACTTCTTCGAATAGTTGTTTACATCCTCTACCATGCGAGAAAGAACGTTCCTAAATTGATCTACAAGCTGTTTAAGTTTTCGCCCATCTCTACTCCACTCATCAATTTCAAACATATATTCAGGAAACCTTTCCAAAGCTTCAGCTATGCTACCCATCCACTTTCTTTCTTCAAAGTTAGGCCATCCCCTGTGTTCACTATTAAGGAACGCCTCAGGTTCAAACTCACTAACGTACCCATATCCTGAGTTGGAAAAGGAGATTTCAATTAGAGATTTTCCCCTAATATTTTCAAGAGGTACCTTCCAGTAAACTGTACTATGCGACGATTCCTTAGATATCGCATACTTGCTGATATGCCTAAAGAGATTATTTTCGACAACGTACCAATACATCCCACCTCTCGTACCTCGATAATCTTCCATTACTTCAATGAACTCATTCATGGAGTCATCCTCCCTAATAGTTATATTACCAATATGAATAACCAAAAAGAAACCGCTAAAAATCTTTAGAATATTCTCCTAATTAGTGGTAGAGATGATGGAGAGTTACTATGACACGATCCCAAACTTCCGATATTGGGACATTGAAGCTTGGAAAAATTACATTAAGGAGTATGTTGTGCCGATTTACAAAACCACAAGAACTCTCTTAGAGCTTAGGAATGAGCTCCTTCCATACGTTGGGAAATCATTAAAAACCGTGAAAGATAACGACGAGAGACTCTTACCATTTTTCGTTGGCGGAATCGACGAGAAAGGAAATTACAAGAAGAGAAGCCTTGCAAAACTGATCAGGCTCATGTTCGGCATTTATGTTGAACCAGAAGAATTCGTTAGTGCAGTGAACGAAGAAGGAGAGAGAGGATTCGAGGTTGTTAAAATCAAACTAATTAACGAACAATGGGTATACTTTTTAAGATTGATAAAACAGCTCAATGAATATAGCAGTATAATCCTTCAAAAATCTAAAATTGAGCCCCAACTCTCATTAAAAGTGAGTGAAATCCTCCAGGATCCAAATAGGCTTTTAGATATATTAAAGGAGTTTTACAAAGCTTGTGTTTCCTTTAGTGCAAACCATAACTATTACACGTTCTTTATCATAAGCACAGCAAGTATTCACTGGAGATACCTAGTTACTGCATACCCGAAGTTGAAAGAACACTTTGAAAAAATAAGAGAATTCTTAGGACTTGAACCAATACTCATTCCAAACACGAACAACAAAGAACTTCGAGAGAGTTACACTATCTGGGGACATGAAATTCATGGAATTGCATATTATATATACTGGATGCAAATTATATTATGGGTGTTCTTTAATTTCTCAGAAAATTTAATTATAATGAAACGAGGACGAGGAAACATTTATCCTGCTGAAATTAAAGAAGTGGTGGCATATGTAGCTCCAGAGGCAGAAGACCTACGGAGAG
This Pyrococcus horikoshii OT3 DNA region includes the following protein-coding sequences:
- a CDS encoding DNA-methyltransferase, translated to MVEIKIVFGSSENMEEIPDNSVHLVVTSPPYYNAPFDFPGLFSSYEEYLNLLRKVGKELMRVLQPGRYACFVTQDVRIEGKLYPIVSDLIHIMVHELGFEYQDKIIWRKPEGYIRISRRSGVLIQHPYPMYYYPDNIYEEVVIFKKPGKFDRSAVPPEIREKSKISISKFQAEKWYLSVWDIKNVLPHEKWSKYTAPFPEELAERLIRLYSYVGETVLDPFLGSGTTCVVSRKLHRNCIGYEIDLELREIIEERLGLTTKSLTNFIKTGEEDRVEILVRPDAKTLRRKLREEINRKLENKGRKS